The stretch of DNA ATCTGCCAATGGCCTTGCTCGCGCCAGATCAGGCGCGATTCGACGTGATCCTGCCTGGCCAATTTCTTGAGCGCCGCAGCCGGGACGGGAGGTTTGAAGTCCGGGATGGCCTGACGGATGAGCAGCGGCTTGCGCTGCCAGTGTCGGCGCATGAAGCCCGAAGGCGAGAGTCCACCCAGCAGCGGCAGGGCAGTGTGGGGATCAATGGGCATTTCGGGTCAGCCTTACAGCAGCGACTTCAATTGATACAGCGCGTCCAGCGCTTCGCGCGGGGTGAGGCTGTCGGGATCCAGGTCGTTCAGTCTTTCGTGCAGCGCCTGCCGTGTCAGCAGCGTCTGTTCTTGCTCGGCTTGAGCCTGGCTTCGCGCCTGGGCATCGGCTGCGGCGGCGAAAAGGCCCAGTTGAGGTGTGGGCGCACCCTGCGATTCCAGGCGCTCCAGTTCGCGCGTGGCCTGGCGGATCACGGCCTGGGGAATGCCGGCGCGCTGCGCCACCTGGATGCCGTAGCTGCGGCTGGCCGGACCGTCCCGCACCTCGTGCAGGAACACGATGCCGCCAGCCGACTCGGCTGCGGCCAGGTGCACGTTGGCCGCGGTGTTCTGCTCCGCGGGCAGACGCGTAAGCTCGAAATAGTGCGTGGCAAAGAGCGTGAGGGCGCGATTGTGTGTCAGCAGCCTGTGGGCGATGGCCCAGGCCAGGGCCAGGCCATCGTAGGTGGACGTGCCGCGTCCTATTTCGTCCATCAACACCAGGCTGTGGGTCGTGCTGGCCGACAGGATGGCGGCGGCCTCGGTCATTTCCATCATGAAGGTCGAACGGCCGCCGGCCAGATCGTCGGCCGCGCCGATGCGGGTGAAGATGCGGTCGATGCTGCCTATGCGCGCGCGCGAGGCAGGCACGAAACTGCCTATGCGCGCGAGCAGCGCGATCAGCGCCGTCTGCCGCATATAGGTCGATTTGCCCCCCATGTTCGGGCCGGTGATGAGCAGCAGGCGGCGCATGGCGCCGAGCCGGCAGCCATTGGGCGTGAAGCGCTCGATGGTCTTTTCGACGACTGGGTGGCGGCCGGCCTCGATCTCGATCTCGGCCTCTTCGCTCAGCTCCGGCGCGGTCCAGTCGTTGCTGCGCGCATGTTCGGCCAGCGCGGCGGTCGCATCCAGCTCGGCCAGGGCGCCCGCGCAGGCCGACAGCGCCGTTACATGCGCAGCCAGTGTGTCGAGCAGGCTTTCATACAGCCATTTCTCGCGGGCGAGCGAGCGGTCCTGAGCCGACAGCACACGGTCTTCCCAGGTCTTGAGTTCGGGCGTTATATAGCGCTCGACGTTCTTGAGGGTCTGGCGGCGGCGGTAGTCCTCGGGCACCTTGTCAGTCTGCCCTTTGGTGACTTCGATGTAGAAGCCGTGCACGCGGTTGAATTCGACGCGCAGATTGGCAATGCCGGTACGTTCGCGTTCGCGTGATTCGAGCTGCAGCAGGAAATCGCCGCCGTCGGTGGCCAGGGCACGCAGTTCATCCAGTTCGGTGTCAAAACCCGCGGCGATTACGCCGCCGTCGCGCAAGGCCGCGGCGGGCTCGCCGGCGACGGCCTGTTGCAGCAGTTCGGCGATGCCAGCGTCAGGCGAAAGGTGCGCGGCGAGTTCGACCAGCCTCGGGCTGCCTTGCAGATCGTCCAGCAGCGCGCGCAGCGCAGGCAGAGCGGCCAGGGCATCGCGCAGGCTCGCCAACTCGCGCGGACGCACCGAGCGCAGTGCCAGGCGCGCGGCGATGCGTTCCATGTCGGGATAAGCGTTCAGAGCGCGGCGCAGTCCGTCGAGCAGGCTGCTCGATTCGAAGGGCTGGTCGGCGTCTGCGCGCGCGGCCATGAGCGCGGCGACGGCTTGCTGGCGGGCCCGCGCCGGCGCATTGTCGCGCAGCGGATGGTGCAGCCAGCGACGCAGCAAGCGGCTGCCCATGGGGGTGCGGCAGGTGTCCAGCAAAGAGAACAGGGTGGGCGCCTCTTCGCCCGACAGGGTCTGGGTAAGTTCGAGGTTGCGGCGCGTGACCGGGTCCAGCACCACGAACAGGCCGGGACGCTCGGCCTGCAGCTGCTGCACATGTGCCAGCGCCTGCGATTGCGTGCGCGTCGCGTAGCGCAGCAGCGCGCCGGCAGCGCAGATGCCGGCCGGCATGTCTTGCGCGTCGAAGCTTGCCAGCGAGTCGATCTTGAAATGCGCCAGCAGGTGGGCGCGGGCAGCGTCGTGCTCGAAATGCCAGTCGGGCACGCGCGAATTGGCGCCGTCGAAGGAGAAGGGCAGTTCGGCGCTCTCTGCGCAGACCAGTTCGGCCGGGGCGACGCGATGCAGTTCGGATTCGAGTTGAGCCGTCGCGCACTCGGTGACGCGGAATTCA from Bordetella sp. FB-8 encodes:
- the mutS gene encoding DNA mismatch repair protein MutS, which gives rise to MMAQYLRLKAQAGPLLLFYRMGDFYEMFYEDAERGARLLSLTLTKRGTSNGVPIPMAGVPVHAMEQYLARLVAMGESVAICEQIGDPAASKGPVERQIVRIVTPGTLTDEALLPAKADRALAAVFLGGKPGRTESRAGLAWLNLASGEFRVTECATAQLESELHRVAPAELVCAESAELPFSFDGANSRVPDWHFEHDAARAHLLAHFKIDSLASFDAQDMPAGICAAGALLRYATRTQSQALAHVQQLQAERPGLFVVLDPVTRRNLELTQTLSGEEAPTLFSLLDTCRTPMGSRLLRRWLHHPLRDNAPARARQQAVAALMAARADADQPFESSSLLDGLRRALNAYPDMERIAARLALRSVRPRELASLRDALAALPALRALLDDLQGSPRLVELAAHLSPDAGIAELLQQAVAGEPAAALRDGGVIAAGFDTELDELRALATDGGDFLLQLESRERERTGIANLRVEFNRVHGFYIEVTKGQTDKVPEDYRRRQTLKNVERYITPELKTWEDRVLSAQDRSLAREKWLYESLLDTLAAHVTALSACAGALAELDATAALAEHARSNDWTAPELSEEAEIEIEAGRHPVVEKTIERFTPNGCRLGAMRRLLLITGPNMGGKSTYMRQTALIALLARIGSFVPASRARIGSIDRIFTRIGAADDLAGGRSTFMMEMTEAAAILSASTTHSLVLMDEIGRGTSTYDGLALAWAIAHRLLTHNRALTLFATHYFELTRLPAEQNTAANVHLAAAESAGGIVFLHEVRDGPASRSYGIQVAQRAGIPQAVIRQATRELERLESQGAPTPQLGLFAAAADAQARSQAQAEQEQTLLTRQALHERLNDLDPDSLTPREALDALYQLKSLL